TACGCCGCACTGGCGGCGCTATCGCTGGCCAAGGTCAAAGCCGAGGCCGGCGATCTGGATGCTTCTGCCGCGCAGTTGCGCTGGGCGGCCGAGCACAGTTCCCAGGAAGTGGTTCAGACCATCGCTAACCTGAGGCTCGCGCGGGTGCGGGTGGCGCAAGGCGATAACGACGCCGCACTGACCCTCGTCAAGGGCGACTTCCCGGCCCCGTATACATCGCTGGTCGAAGAGATTCGCGGCGATGCTTATGTAGCCAAAGGCGACCTCGACGCGGCCAGAGAAGCGTACGATCGCGCGCTGGCGGCGGCGGCCGGCGATACCGAATACCTGCGCATGAAGCGCACGAATCTGGGTCAGGCGCCGGAGTCCGCGTCATGACTGGCGGTAAGGGATTGCGGTGGCTTCAGTGCGCGCCACGCCGCGCGACCTTGCTGTCCATCATCCTCGCCACCGCCTGCGGCACGGTGGAAGAGACGCGCGTGCCCGCCGAACTCGGCCAAGTAAATTCCACGCTATCTGTCGAAGACAAGTGGTATCAATCGGCCGGCGGCGGTGTGGACGAGCGTTATCTGAAGCTCCAGCCCGCGCTGGCGCGCGACAGGATATACGTCGTCGACGCGAAAGGAACGGTGACCGCCTTGCGCGTCGGCGATGGCGAGCCGATCTGGGAAGTAGCCTCGGACGACGGCGTTATAGCGGGTCTGCAACACGGCGACGGGCTGCTGTTTCTGGGCACCGAAGATGGTGCTGCGATCGCGCTGCGGCAGCGCGGCGGCACGGAGGTCTGGCGCAAACAGCTAGGCGCCGAGGTCATGGCGCTGTCCGAACCCGATCTGGGCGTCATCGTGGTGCGCACCGCTGACAGCCGTCTGCACGGTCTGGACGTCGCCAGTGGCGAGATACTCTGGCAGACCGGGCGCACGACGCCGGTGCTGAATCTGCGTGGCGTCAGCCGCCCGTCGATGGACAGCGGCCGCGTGGTGGTGGGATTCGATGACGGCAAGCTCGTGGCGGTGTCGGCCGATCGCGGCAACGTGCTGTGGACGACAACCATATCCAATCCCACCGGCAGCTCCGAGTTGGAGCGGCTGACGGACATCGACGGCGAGATCAAGGTGCTCGACGGCATCGTGTATGTTGCGAGCTTTCAGGGTAGAGTCGCGGCGGTAACTTTGAGCGAGGGGCGCACCCTGTGGTCTCGCGAGATCTCGTCGCACATGGGCCTGGACGTGGATGCGGAGAATGTTTACATCACGGATGCGGACAGTTATATCTGGGCGCTGGACCGCATCAGCGGCGCGACCTTGTGGAAGCAGGACAATCTGGAATACCGGGAGGTGACCGCGCCGGTCGCCATCGACGACTATCTGCTGGTCGGCGATCTCGAAGGCTATGTGCACTGGCTGTCCAGATACGACGGCCGCTTCGTCGCGCGCACCCCGATCGCCAGTGCGGGCATCCTGTCCACACCGCTCGTACACAACGAGACCGCCTACGTGCTGGACCGCGGCGGGCTGGTTGCAGCGCTGCAAATTGCGCAACAGCAACAGCAGACGGCAGCCGATAAGTCTCGAGGTGAAAACGACGATCTGGAATCGCTTGAGCTGGAGCCGTTCCCTAAGGACGGCGCGTCATCGCCGCCGTAATCGCGGCGCACCGCGAAGCAGGGGGCCGATGACGGCGGGGCCGCGTGATACAAGCAACGGAGCGCGGTCATGAGACCCCCACACATCAGACCCACGGTCGCACTGGTCGGGCGTCCGAACGTCGGCAAGTCAACCCTGTTCAACCAGCTTACGCGCACGCGCGACGCCCTGGTGGCGGATGCGCCCGGCCTCACGCGTGATCGCAATTATGGTCTCGCGTCGCTGGGTTCGCGCCAATGCTGGTTGATCGATACCGGCGGACTCGAAGGCGAACGCGAGGCGCTGGATAAAGCCGTCACGGAACAAACGCTGCTAGCGGTGAAAGCGGCGGATGCGGTGGTGCTGCTGGTGGACGCGCGGGCGGGGCTGACGGCCGCCGACGAAAACATCGCCAGCCAGCTTAAAAAAACGGGCCGCCCGTTGCTGATCGCGGTCAACAAGGTCGATGGTCTGGACGCCGCACAGGTCAGCGCTGAATTTCACCGTCTCGGCATCGCGCCGCTGATCGCGATCGCGGCAGTCCACCGGCATGGTCTGGCGATGCTGACGGCGGCCATTCTCGCGAATTTCGCGCTCGGTGAGGATGACGATGACGCGCAGCGCGTGGATGGGGCCTATGACGGTCTGCGCATCGCGCTGATCGGCAGACCCAACGTGGGCAAGTCCACCCTGGTCAACCGCCTGCTCGGCGAACAGCGGGTGCTGACCTCGCCGGAGCCCGGCACCACGCGCGACAGCATCGCGATCCCGTTCGAGCGCGGTGGTCAGCGCTACGTGCTGGCCGATACGGCGGGTGTGCGCCGCCGCAGCCGCATCGAGGAAACGATCGAGAAGTTCAGCGTGATGAAATCGCTGCAAGCCATTGACTCCGCTCAGGTAGTCGTGGCCGTGCTGGACGCAGAGCAGGGTGTGGCCGAACAGGACGCGAGCCTGCTGGGGCTGGTTCTGGAATCAGGGCGCGCGCTGGTGATCGCCGTCAACAAATGGGACAGCGTGGATCAGGACGAGCAGCGCTGGGTACGGCGCGAGCTGGATCGAAGGCTTAGCTTCGTGGACTTCGCCGACCGTGTCATGATTTCCGCCCTGCACGGCAGCGGGGTGGCTAAATTGATGAATGCCGTACGGCGCGCGCATGCGTCGGCAATGATCGATGTATCGACCCCGGTCCTGACGCGCCTGCTGGAACAGGCGACCTCAAGCCATCAGCCGCCGCTGGTCGCGGGCCGACGAATCCGGCTGCGCTACGCTCATCAGGGCGGCAACAATCCGCTGACGCTGGTTATTCACGGCAACCAGACGGGCAAGCTGCCGGGTGCGTACAAGCGCTATCTGATGAATTACTTTCGCGAGGCGTTGCGTTTGACCGGCACGCCGGTGCGGCTGGTGTTCAAGACGGGCGAGAATCCCTACGCCGGACGCGCCGCGGGCGCCCGGGCGCATGATAAAAGCCACGGCCGGCGCTCCGGACGCACCGTAAAACGTGGATAAAACCGTAAAACGCGGATAAAAAAGGGCCCGCGAGCGATCGCGGGCCCGGTGAATTTTCTTGCCTTAACGGTATTTGCTTAGTTAAGAATCCCGCTGCCCGCTAGCGACTGGAACCATAGATCGGCCATCGCCTTATAACCCGCCCCATTAGGGTGGATGTTGTCAGTGAGCTGGCCGGGGTTCTGTTTGAAATAGTTATAAAAATCCGGCGGGGTCACGGTGATGCCATTCGCCGCTACCAGTTCGTCGATCACCAGGTTGTAATCCTGGATCAGCCGGTCCTGCGACACCGGCGCGTTGACGATGAACGGCACCTTGGCAAGTATCGGAATCTTGTTCGACTGCTTGAGGCTGGTGATGATGCGCTGCATGCTGTCCTTGAACGAGCCGCTGTAGCCGCTGGCGCCGGGCAGCAAACCTATGCCGCTGCGAATCGGGCGCTTGGAATCGTTGGTGCCGAACATGATCAGCCAGTATTGCGATTCGGTTTGACGCAACTTGGTGGAGTTGATCCGTGAAGCGCCGCCCGCGCCCCCGGTGCCCGACGTGGTGCCGCCCTGACCTTCGTTTAAAACCGTTACCGGCAGCCCGAGCTGCGCGGTAAGCAGATCGTTGAGGATGGGGGTGAAACCGTGGCTCACGTTGCGACCATCGGACGAGGCGTCATCGCCGGGGACGTCGTCATTCGTGCCCACCGTAATGCTGTCGCCCATGGCGACGAAATACCGGCCTCTCGCGCCCACCACCGTATTCGCGTCCTGCGCCAGCGGTGACGGTATGGGGAGGCCGGAGGCATCGACGATAACGGCGCTTACGATGTGATCGCCGGCAGCGACAGCAGTGAATTTACCCCCGTAAGGCGAGGTCTTGTCGGTGAACGAGAGGCCGTTGTCCAGAGTAAACCGCAGGCCGCCACCGGCGGGTGTACCCTTGGCGACCGCCGCGACATCAAGTGTGCCGCTGGTTTCCACCGAATAGAAACGGGTCTGGAAACAACCAGTGCAGACGTGGCGCTGGTGGTGTTTACCACGACATCGTCGAATACCGCCTGGCCTTGCGAGAACAGGCCCACCGTGCCGGTGGTCAGGCTCGTGTCCTGTGCGCTGAACAGCGCCTCACCGTCAAGGTAAACCAGGATACTGCTGCTGCGGACATCGATCTTGACCACGTGCGGCTGGCTGAAATCCGGGCCGCGACCGTCGAAGGCCAGGGTCGTGAATTTGCCGTTAACCCGCTTCTCCAGTCGGCTGAAGCCCTGATTGCGGTTGATGGTGAAGCGATAGTAATTCTTGTTGTTCGTGTATCTGAACATCACGCCGACGCTGTTGGTGCTGACCGGCGCCAGACGCACGGTGACTTCGTAATCCGTGAAGTTCAGGCCGTTCTGATTGAACGCGTAACTGCCGCTGTGAAAACTCTGCACGTACCCGCGTACGTCGTTCGCCTGTCGATAGCCGCCGTTGGCGACCTGCCAGGCCGGCGCGCCAGTGGAGTCATCTACCACCGTCCAGCCATTGGCGTTGCCATCGCTGAAATTATCGGACAGCAGCGTGGCGCCGTGCGCCGCCAGGCTCGTGAACAGCAAGAAAAAGCCGGCCAGTTTGCCGGTTACATGAAATGTAAAACGCATGAGTTACCTCGTGAGTGTCCTTAGTAGTCGATTGTCGGCGTCGGCCTTGCAGGCGCACGGATTTGCCGATCTGATGCCTTCCGTAGCCTGAATCACCCCTTTCGTCGGGCAATTATAACCGCAAATTCCGCGTGAACTGTGCCGGAATTCACAAATTACTCGCGACAACGCTCGGAAATGGATGCCTTGAAGTTGAATGCAGTCTGACGCGGCCGCCAAGTCCCGTTATGGCGGCGTTTCTTGCAGGAACAATGTGGGATCGACGGGCGTGCCGTTCAGATAAACGCCCCAGTGCAGATGCGGGCCGGTGACGCGCCCGGTCTGGCCGATGGTCCCGATGACTTCGCCCTGGTCCACGTGCTGGCCCTTCTCGACCTTGATTTCGGTCATATGCGCGTACATGGTGGTGAGGCCCTGCCCGTGGCCCAGGTACACGACGTTGCCGCTGAAAAAGAACTCGCCCGTATGCATCACGGTCGCGCCCGCCGGCGCCCGGATCGGCGTGCCCTTGGCGGCGGCGATGTCCAGGCCGCTATGCGGGCTGCGCGGCTGATTGTTGTAAA
The genomic region above belongs to Gammaproteobacteria bacterium and contains:
- a CDS encoding tetratricopeptide repeat protein; this encodes MASYHGDEEQVEALKRWWSENGRSVVAGVIIGVGALVGWRSWIAYQDGQANAASVHYAQLRAAVLGDDAQAIETTTRVLQETYPSTPYAALAALSLAKVKAEAGDLDASAAQLRWAAEHSSQEVVQTIANLRLARVRVAQGDNDAALTLVKGDFPAPYTSLVEEIRGDAYVAKGDLDAAREAYDRALAAAAGDTEYLRMKRTNLGQAPESAS
- the bamB gene encoding outer membrane protein assembly factor BamB, which gives rise to MTGGKGLRWLQCAPRRATLLSIILATACGTVEETRVPAELGQVNSTLSVEDKWYQSAGGGVDERYLKLQPALARDRIYVVDAKGTVTALRVGDGEPIWEVASDDGVIAGLQHGDGLLFLGTEDGAAIALRQRGGTEVWRKQLGAEVMALSEPDLGVIVVRTADSRLHGLDVASGEILWQTGRTTPVLNLRGVSRPSMDSGRVVVGFDDGKLVAVSADRGNVLWTTTISNPTGSSELERLTDIDGEIKVLDGIVYVASFQGRVAAVTLSEGRTLWSREISSHMGLDVDAENVYITDADSYIWALDRISGATLWKQDNLEYREVTAPVAIDDYLLVGDLEGYVHWLSRYDGRFVARTPIASAGILSTPLVHNETAYVLDRGGLVAALQIAQQQQQTAADKSRGENDDLESLELEPFPKDGASSPP
- the der gene encoding ribosome biogenesis GTPase Der, with product MRPTVALVGRPNVGKSTLFNQLTRTRDALVADAPGLTRDRNYGLASLGSRQCWLIDTGGLEGEREALDKAVTEQTLLAVKAADAVVLLVDARAGLTAADENIASQLKKTGRPLLIAVNKVDGLDAAQVSAEFHRLGIAPLIAIAAVHRHGLAMLTAAILANFALGEDDDDAQRVDGAYDGLRIALIGRPNVGKSTLVNRLLGEQRVLTSPEPGTTRDSIAIPFERGGQRYVLADTAGVRRRSRIEETIEKFSVMKSLQAIDSAQVVVAVLDAEQGVAEQDASLLGLVLESGRALVIAVNKWDSVDQDEQRWVRRELDRRLSFVDFADRVMISALHGSGVAKLMNAVRRAHASAMIDVSTPVLTRLLEQATSSHQPPLVAGRRIRLRYAHQGGNNPLTLVIHGNQTGKLPGAYKRYLMNYFREALRLTGTPVRLVFKTGENPYAGRAAGARAHDKSHGRRSGRTVKRG
- a CDS encoding SGNH/GDSL hydrolase family protein — translated: METSGTLDVAAVAKGTPAGGGLRFTLDNGLSFTDKTSPYGGKFTAVAAGDHIVSAVIVDASGLPIPSPLAQDANTVVGARGRYFVAMGDSITVGTNDDVPGDDASSDGRNVSHGFTPILNDLLTAQLGLPVTVLNEGQGGTTSGTGGAGGASRINSTKLRQTESQYWLIMFGTNDSKRPIRSGIGLLPGASGYSGSFKDSMQRIITSLKQSNKIPILAKVPFIVNAPVSQDRLIQDYNLVIDELVAANGITVTPPDFYNYFKQNPGQLTDNIHPNGAGYKAMADLWFQSLAGSGILN